In a single window of the Rhinoraja longicauda isolate Sanriku21f chromosome 10, sRhiLon1.1, whole genome shotgun sequence genome:
- the dio2 gene encoding LOW QUALITY PROTEIN: type II iodothyronine deiodinase (The sequence of the model RefSeq protein was modified relative to this genomic sequence to represent the inferred CDS: deleted 2 bases in 1 codon), whose amino-acid sequence MLVSASLRGTMGLLSVDLLIALQILPGFFSNCLFLVVYDSVVLIKQAVGLMSGHSPAREAGGGRRMLTLVGVRMVWRGFLLDALKRVRLGEAPDAEVVRVSGGEPVETEHGAGGVGRAFCRLLDLASPGRPLVVNFGSATUPPFVAALPAFCRLAEEHAAAADFLLVYVDEAHPSDGWAASSPFQLPRHRTLADRMAAAAMLLQHFRLEPWCRVVADSMDNQANRAYGVASERFCILHHMKVAHLGGRGPFFYSLAGVQTWLQRHTGSQQ is encoded by the exons ATGCTGGTCTCCGCGTCGCTGCGAGGCACGATGGGCCTGTTGAGCGTGGACCTCCTGATCGCGTTGCAGATCCTGCCCGGTTTTTTCTCCAACTGCCTGTTCCTGGTGGTATACGATTCGGTGGTGCTGATCAAGCAGGCGGTGGGCCTAATGAGCGGCCATTCGCCGGCGCGCGAGGCCGGGGGAGGCCGCAGGATGCTGACCCTGGTGGGCGTGAGGATGGTGTGGAGGGGATTCCTGCTGGACGCTCTGAAGAGGGTGAGGCTG GGCGAAGCCCCCGACGCGGAGGTGGTGCGCGTGAGTGGCGGCGAGCCGGTGGAGACGGAGCACGGGGCAGGGGGAGTAGGCCGGGCCTTCTGCAGGCTCCTGGACCTGGCCAGCCCGGGCCGCCCGCTGGTGGTGAACTTCGGCTCGGCCACGTGACCCCCCTTCGTGGCGGCCCTGCCCGCGTTCTGCCGCCTGGCGGAGGAGCACGCGGCTGCCGCCGACTTCCTCCTGGTGTACGTGGACGAGGCGCATCCATCCGATGGCTGGGCCGCCAGCTCGCCCTTCCAGCTGCCCCGCCACCGCACGCTGGCCGACCGGATGGCCGCCGCCGCCATGCTGCTCCAACACTTCCGCCTGGAGCCCTGGTGCCGGGTGGTGGCCGACTCCATGGACAACCAGGCCAACCGGGCCTACGGCGTGGCCTCCGAGCGCTTCTGCATACTCCACCACATGAAGGTGGCTCATCTGGGCGGCCGCGGCCCCTTCTTCTACAGCCTGGCCGGCGTCCAGACCTGGCTCCAACGACACACGGGCAGCCAGCAGTGA